From a single Cryomorphaceae bacterium 1068 genomic region:
- a CDS encoding Crp/Fnr family transcriptional regulator: protein MEESILLEVFKHIDFSKEELLTLGENLKRIDLKKGDVLLRKDQTVSHTHYVYSGCLRTFFIDDSGKDHTLQFAIKDWWISDYTAFFSGAKAMMNIECIQDTTLYKLSRNNMEQMYLDIPTFETFFRKKLEKRMEAFHRRTLNNLAFPAKDRYLSFIKTYPRIEQQIKNYHIASYLGITTESLSRIRKEIAQ from the coding sequence ATGGAGGAATCAATACTTTTAGAAGTTTTTAAACACATCGATTTTTCAAAAGAAGAACTGTTAACTCTTGGAGAGAACTTAAAAAGAATTGATTTAAAAAAAGGGGATGTTTTATTACGTAAGGATCAAACAGTTTCACATACACATTATGTTTATAGTGGATGTTTAAGAACCTTTTTTATTGATGATTCTGGTAAAGACCATACTTTACAGTTTGCCATAAAAGATTGGTGGATTAGTGATTATACTGCTTTTTTCTCAGGTGCTAAGGCCATGATGAATATTGAATGTATTCAAGATACCACGCTATATAAGTTATCTAGAAATAACATGGAGCAAATGTATCTTGACATTCCAACTTTTGAGACGTTCTTTAGGAAAAAACTGGAAAAGAGAATGGAAGCGTTTCATAGAAGAACACTTAACAACTTAGCCTTTCCTGCAAAAGACAGATACTTATCTTTTATCAAAACTTATCCTAGAATAGAACAACAAATCAAAAACTACCACATTGCCTCATACTTAGGAATTACAACTGAGAGTCTTAGTAGAATCAGAAAAGAAATCGCTCAATAA
- a CDS encoding fibronectin type III domain-containing protein, whose protein sequence is MATIKAGVARLNPRSLVLFTRSLINRMTGNPNFADPQPALADIQTKLDEFETLAVAALDGTKRDRYVRDEAAKELKDMLRILANYVAMTAAGDGDVILSSGFDIRSEAEPVPPVSVPSAVVAERSSHGGVIDLDWEVVPNAVSYQVMMTTNDPSQVDAVWTSVAVTSKSKAEINNLMPGQYYWFRVKAVGRSSSSGFSDPAMIMAA, encoded by the coding sequence ATGGCAACAATTAAAGCAGGTGTAGCGCGCCTCAATCCAAGGTCGCTCGTTTTATTTACACGCAGTTTGATTAACCGCATGACGGGAAATCCAAACTTTGCAGACCCACAACCGGCCCTTGCTGACATCCAGACCAAACTGGATGAATTCGAGACGCTGGCAGTAGCCGCCCTCGACGGTACCAAGCGTGATCGCTACGTTCGAGACGAGGCTGCCAAAGAACTCAAGGACATGCTGCGCATCCTGGCCAACTATGTGGCTATGACGGCGGCAGGAGATGGTGACGTGATTCTTTCATCGGGATTCGACATCAGAAGTGAAGCTGAACCTGTACCACCCGTATCTGTGCCAAGTGCCGTAGTAGCAGAACGCAGCAGCCACGGTGGTGTGATAGATCTGGACTGGGAAGTTGTGCCCAATGCCGTTTCGTATCAGGTTATGATGACCACAAACGATCCCTCGCAGGTAGATGCTGTGTGGACATCGGTTGCGGTAACATCAAAAAGCAAAGCAGAGATCAATAACCTAATGCCGGGGCAGTACTACTGGTTTAGAGTAAAAGCGGTAGGCCGCAGCTCGAGCAGTGGCTTTAGCGATCCTGCTATGATTATGGCAGCCTAA